In a single window of the Dreissena polymorpha isolate Duluth1 chromosome 3, UMN_Dpol_1.0, whole genome shotgun sequence genome:
- the LOC127870749 gene encoding uncharacterized protein LOC127870749, with the protein MAIAGKNPSANKIASIVAAYANLINARNEKLSAGHRLTTVVSIKGHLDDSALTLFNRMGLTMSTSSKLRLLDEAGEMLEDNIARSLRKNPLVKITGDNVDIYVRTGHHSLDRHKKDLHMFCLKYHLQQDCTTRIVQHLFHHAITWKTFSREVLSQWSPQRHFDKHCVLLGRILAELKDFSWLQKVLPAHIYHPYQADLRQK; encoded by the exons ATGGCAATAGCTGGGAAAAACCCATCGGCCAATAAGATTGCCTCGATTGTTGCTGCCTATGCGAACCTCATTAATGCCAGGAATGAGAAGTTGTCAGCGGGGCACAGACTCACAACAGTTGTATCCATCAAAGGGCACTTGGATGACTCG GCACTAACACTTTTCAACCGCATGGGGCTGACAATGTCGACATCATCCAAACTGCGCCTACTGGATGAAGCTGGTGAAATGCTGGAAGACAACATCGCCAGAAGTCTAAGAAAAAACCCACTTGTCAAAATCACGGGTGACAATGTGGACATCTATGTCAGAACAGGACATCATTCACTGGACAGACACAAAAAGGACCTCCACATGTTTTGCCTCAAATATCATCTTCAGCAGG ATTGCACAACTAGGATCGTTCAGCACTTGTTTCACCATGCCATCACTTGGAAAACTTTTTCAAGAGAAGTTCTTTCCCAATGGTCACCACAGAGACACTTTGACAAACACTGTGTATTGTTAG GAAGAATACTGGCCGAGCTTAAAGACTTCTCCTGGCTTCAAAAAGTGCTCCCAGCCCACATCTATCATCCTTACCAAGCTGATTTGAGGCAAAAATGA